AGATGAAATGCTGGTAAAGCTGAGTTGGAACTGAGCGTGTACTTACGTGGAGTGGAAATTTACAAGGTATACTTAAgctttttgaaaagtaaatagaCTTTGCCAACGTGTTATCTGAAACTGCCAGCAATAACTGgctaaaaagaaatatttctgtaaattatgttattttgctttcatgGCGAACTTGATGGTCAAACCTCGAAAATCTGCCACATTTTAGtcttaaaacaaagtaaaaactcGACATTTGAagggtaatttaattttacatctgaccgatttttaaacaatttagacTAATCAAGATAACGCTATTAATTACTTCTATTCTTCATCGATGAATAGCGCTACGTTTCGGTTGTCTGAGCAAGAAACAATACTTGGGAACACGGCATACACGGAGGATTACATGATTGACAGTCAGATTGACAGGCCTGTGTGAAGTTATGCatgctctctttctcttttctagcttatttgcattttcccgtGCGACGTTTTCCAATGGGCGCGATTCCTTAGTGGTAATTTACAGCGCACAAAGTTTGAATCAGGTTTAAGTAATGTTTCATATCGGTTGACTTGGCTTTAGCATTTCGGTTTACTTGTATTAAGACTATTTCTCCTGGCCGAGATGCTTTTAAATGTGGTGAATTTagctttaatttgtaaactgatGTCAATTAAACGATACTCACTACGTTGAAGTTGATGCACTGTGTTCAAGCAGTTACCGATGAATTCTAAGTTCATCGATTTTAAAAGAACAGTCTCaggtaattgaaataaaacaaacgaacaacCAGACAACAATGAGatactggaaaaacaaagaattcatGCGCAAGGCTCCCTATAGATAAACAGGAACATGATGACATAGGCAACTTTCTCTTTCGTGATGACGCATTGAAGGTTGCTGATCTTTTATGTACGTAAACAACTACTGTAAATGCCAATTTACAAAAATCACTTAAGCCACAATGAAACATGCAATATTACATTTTCTCATGCGTTCATGAGTTAGAAATCTTGAGCTTCCAGTAAAACCATCTAATAGATGCATTCTCGCTTGAGTTAGCTGACTACAACCTTACCTCCATTTCACCTTTACTCCACAATTGCACATGTCCGTGTTTGATGAAACTGAGCTACAGCTGTTGTACAACTTCAACTTGgttaaatgaaatttacataatgaactGTTTTACAAGTTCAGAGCGGAGCAGAAAGGATGAAACACGAGGATTCTTTAGCTGAAAGGCGACTTTCACTTCATCAACTTGCTGATTTCACGAGGAAACTGCCAAGCCCCGCCTTTGCATTCCAGCTAAGCTTGCCAGTCACGTGATAAAGTAATGTTTGCCGCAGGCTAGAAGTgctgaatgttttaaaaatatatttcattgttattgaTCACTCcttgtagtagtagtagtttgGCTCGACATTCTATAAGCGACCTTTATGccacaaaaagaaagagaaatgatCAGTGAAATACTGAAGTAAAACCATTCCGTGACTCCTTGATGACTTGTTGAATGTTGCGTGACAACATATAGCACTGAGTCACGGAATTTGCGTCTACACCGACTCAACTTCACTGACATATTTTATAAGCCTCTCCAGTTAGGAAACGTGTGTATTTCTGTAAAATTATTACCGTTTTTGTATTCATCAAGATCTGCCCACTGTAACAGAGATGAGGTTTACCTCCGCCTGCTGTTGTAGTATCTCAGATCAGTTAGTCTAGAAAACATGCATAAACGTCTGGACTATTCTATTCGGTAAAACGTATCAAGCGTGGCTACCTCATGATAAGAGAACGAATTATTCCAGCAACACGAGTATAATTACCGACCGAATTGGATAACAtgaagtcttattaccaattaatcatagaaattacaatttccaaacAAAACTACTTCTTTCTTCTAAAATATTGTCAttgtgattgaaaccaaggttgtgactggttgatttaaactacaactttgaatgtgattagcttattgaactgtctgataacaaacTGACTGATAATAACTTAATAAATGAATTAGTGGAAAACaagagttttttaaaccaatcacaatcgtgGAAATGTGATTTTTATGATAACAGTGTTCAGCAAATGAAAGGCCTTTCCATTTGCTAGTAAAATGTAATCGCGTGAGTTCTCTTCGCCTGGTGCAATGACACACTTAAATGATCACAGCATACGGAAACCTTAAAAATGTCCCTTGCAGTCAAGCAACTTTTCCCTGGAAGCCATCTACGTTGCAGAATTCAACAGAACCTAAGGATCAGACCCAGCCCACTGCAGTAATAAAGGAAGTGCCACTCGATATGACAAAATTTACACTCAACAGTTTCCCTAGGCCTGTTCAAATACTGATGTACATATTTTCGCTACCCGTCGTGCTACATTATGCAGAGTAAGTTGATAAATCGATAATGTCTCTGTATTTCACCAATAAAATCACCATTGTTTCGCGAAGTGGAAAAAACATCTAAAAAAGATTGGTATGAAGAAGAGTATTAAGCGAATAACGAATCATGTTTGAAATACTAACGACGTAAACCACTGCTAGTTAACATTCAAAGGTTTTGAGCAAACTCTGGAAATGTAATGCGATTTGACAATACGCTAGAGAAAGTAAGTACACTCACCAATGCTTAAATTAACAATACGGTGGACGAATTCATTCGTTGTCTCCTGTTGTGAAAATGTTTCTGGTCTATTTCTGAATTTGTTGCGAtctctcttgattattaaacgaaaaaaaaaacatatcctCAAAGAAGGTATTCCTCTTCCacactttgtttttatttgcaaaatacaCCGAGCTACACAATGATTCTTGCGAAGCCTTTTCCCTAGAAATGGTAAATGTACACGATATAGAACTTTGAAATCTCTAACACACGGTCACCGAGAGTTTCAGGCTGGACAGTCTGTTGAATATTCAATATACATTACAACTTTGACAAAGTGTCGATTTACCCTAAATAGTCGCTATGTAAGTAGTCAATATCGCTCTTAAATCACAGAAACCATTCCCTTCCTCTGTACAACAGATACCACTGTATAGCTGTTTTAATCTACAGAcctatttttgtttacaacgtCATTGGTATTTCTTACGAGTATCTCTACTGCGTGTACACATATATAAATGTGAACCTTTGACATGAATATCATTTTCACGGAAAATGAGCTTTCAGCTCCGAACTTCGAACTGTCATGTAAAGGAAgtctttgtaaatatttaattgaCATCTCAATCGCATCACGCCACTCCGACTTAGCGCGTTTACGTAAGAGTCGCCATGACGACAGACAAATCTAGTCTAAAACTTCATAGAATACGTTATTTCTCAGGCTGAAGTTTCCTACAATTTCTTGTCAAAATAACAATAAGAGACTTAACTTATATGACCCATTTACAAGTTCAGCCATTACTGAATGAAGTTACTATCTatagtaaattttaaaagttgtgcaAAACTAACCCTCGATCAATTTACAAGTAAAGTCAGTGAACATTATCTAACTACGAGCACTTCAACAAATACTAAGGAATATTAGGGTGGATCTCGTTTCATGGTCGCTTCCTAAGAAATTTTTCAGTTCCTGATTTCCAGGATTCTGTGAAAGCTGCCTCGAGCGCTTTCGCACAAAAGCACGTTTAAGACCTGATACATAGCTCTGTGTATGTCTGTCGTTAGCTTCTCACGcgtgttttttttcctagacGGCTCTCCTAGGGTCTACTCATCGATGTTTGCCTGACACTCCAACAAAGAGAAGTCAAATCGCACAACGATATTAAGAGGTTTTGGTCAAACTTTTAAACCTCCGCCGAATGTGACAGTTCTGCTGAAGAACTACAAGGAATCAAATTATATAGCAAATATATTTGCCCCTAAAACGGTGATTACATTCGGAGATTAACAGTTTGGATAGCACACTAATTAGATTAATCACCAGTCGTCCTTTCTTTTCTCGTCCacatttttatgtttctttttctttttctccttttccccAGGCATGTGTAGTGATTCTAGTCTAACCGGTCTTCCCATGGCGGGCATCCCTCCCACGGCGGGCATCCCTCCCACACTTCCACCGATTCCCTGGGGTGCCCCATTGTTTAAGTTTCCGCTGGATCCTCCGGCCCCAAGGAATCCGAGCTGAGGGCGGGACCCCCCTGAGGGAGGTGATTCTCGTCTGTCGAATCGTTCAAACCGGGTATTCTCAGCCAAAAGGCGGTCAGCTCTCTTAGGTTTAAAATAACTCGATGCGTAGTCTTCATGAGAGCTCCGCGAAAGATGTTTCAGAAAGAGATCTTCACTTGGCTCCTCAGGGTATCCCCCCACGTGTCCGTTGACAGCTTGGCTTTGACTGTTCATCTGGGGTCTATTAATGGGGGACTTCCGGCCTCGGGCGGGGGTGCCCGCACCCGGCATAATCCCAGGGGTTGGAAGAGTCGTCTTCGTAATGACGAGTTCAgggattttccattttcctaATTCGTCGTTCCAAGAGCTCTCCGAGCGAATCCTGTCAATGTTGTAATAGTTACAGTCGCGGCGAATGCACGGCTGGATTTTATCTAAAATCTGTTGCTGGAGCTTAATCATTTGCTCTTGTTTACGAATCGTTTCCAAGTAATCTTCACGATCACGTTCGAATTCAGTTTGCAGATCGTCGATCTCTGCCTGCGCAGACTTTAATTTCCCTTCCATCTCATTGATGACATTGTTCTTGGCTTTTATTTCATCCTGTAAATTATCGTAAACCTTCACCATTATGCCATCATCTTCCATCTTCTTGACTGCCTTGGCAAGTTTTTCTCTTTGTGACAGAGCATAGTTTTTCCTAGCctttcttttctcctttaacTTCTGGTCATTTTTTCTCTCGCCACccacaaatttttcttgaagttcTTGCAATCTTTTGACCAATACATCGTTTGGAAGGCCTTGACTTAAAAAGCGTAAGTCTTCCAGTCCGGGTATTATGTTCTTTACCTCCTGGATACCTTTGATAGCCTTGTCTTGAACTGCCTGAAACGCACTCTGATGGTGGCCCGAGTCCTGTATGCCCTGTAAGGGTCCTGTTATCACATCCAATTCTGTGTTTGGACGCTGATCCTGGCAGGAATTAGTGGAAATAAAGGTTTAATTCAAATGTCATGTTCGTCTGTCATCGTAAAACACGTGTTGATGCTGGATAGACAGTTGGAAGGACTCACAGTAAACAGACATAAGAAAGACTGAAAGACAGGATAGACAGACTGAGAATAGACAGACAGaaggacagacagacagatggaCAAAGATTTGACAGACAAACTAGCAGAGAAAATCAGACACACGCAGTGAACAGAGGCAGACTCACTGACAGACAGAGAATAGACCGACACATGcagacagaaaaacaaaatgtggAAGAGGAATACCTTCTTTGAGGAtatgagtattttttttaaggttcaaCAATCAATAGATATCACAACAACTTCAGAAATAGGGCAGGCAGAGAAAGAAtacacagacagacagaaagacagactGAGAATCAACAGACAGATAAACAGACACAGTGGGCAGACATGCAAGATAGACAGAAATAGGATGAACacacacaaatgaaaaaatacagtAGACAAACAGAAAGACAcatcaacaaacaaaaacacttaTGTGGATGGAAAACAAGCAAAGGGAAAACAGACAGGGCTGAGAACTCAGCTAACTATCTGGCAAAAACCTCTTGCAGGAACAAAGGGTAACATTTGTCCCACCAACCAGTATAACATTGCACACCCTGTACAGTGCATTAAAATCACATTATCAGGCAGATGAGGATGCATGCATCCAAGAACATGatattatttttcaatcaatggaccAGGTGAAGAAGTGTGATGGTCATCAGCTCTTGAAAGAGCATGGTGACCACCATTAATCAGGACATTACATTTCTGTCAACAGTAAACCAAACTAAAGCCACCCCACTGTTTGGTAGCCCTCATAAGTAACTATAAATACTCACCATCTCATTTGCCGAGGCAATCATACTGATAGCACCCTCTTCCTGTTGGCCACCTATCCCCATCCCTCCTGGGGTGACTGATGTCAAAGCAGTCTTGCTGCTGTATTGTTCCTCAACATTGTGTACCTTGTTGTTGAAATCATTTTGTAGTTGTTCCATTTCTTCTTGAAGCTTCTGTTTGGACATAAGTTCTGCTTCATAAGATGACTTCATCTCAGCCAGCTTTGCCTCATACTCTTTCCTGAGATTTTCAGTTTCCCTGGCCACAACGGCAGTGTGATCCTGTGGTGGTGCAGCTATATGACGGGCAGGAACAGAGGGCTGGCCTCCTGCTAAAGTTCATACACAAGAGGTTATATACTTACATTAGATATAAACTGTTATGGCAACATTCAAAGTCAACTTTAAATTGTCCTTACCTGTTGCAAAATCAGTTGGAATTTCCATCTGCCCCATCAACATTGCTTTAAGTTTCTGGATTTCCTCTTGGTATTCCCTAAGAAGTGCATCTTTCGGATCTTCATTGATCTTAGGTTTATTCTTAATATTCTTTGCACGATTTGCATAGCGCAAGGTACTCAGAGTTTCGTCGTAGTTGTTGTCTGCAGGACTTAGACAGGCAACCATCAATGTCTTGGTGTTTCCACCCAAGGAATCCTAAAAaggtcaaaacatttttctctatcaATGATTCCATTAGGTTTGACCATTGATGAAATGACCTTGCACAAAGGGATTTTAAATAACTAACATGAATTTTGCAGGAGACACAGTCACTAAGTGGACTCCATATCAACAGATTcccagttaaccctttaactcccaagatctgattgttaattctcccctctagctgtttcacatttccttgtaaatcaattacaagaatttggtgttggagAGAAACAACAACTTGTAcatgataaatttgagtattctcattacctgtgtggtggataatgtattgattttacagggagaatttacatgttaatcacttctgggaggcAAAGGGGTAAGCCCTATTCAGAGTTATATTGATGCATCCATGTGTATGACACTTGATTCTCCAAGTGCTTCCCTCCACTTGGGAGCATGAATAATTAGATACCAGCCAACTGGTGATTATTTCCAAATGCAAATGAGGCCACCCATCAAGTAGAATTGGCAATATTCTCACTTTAtacttcagaaaaaaaacataatgaGGCACATGTGTGCTACTGGGGTTGCAAAGGAAAAGTTGCCTTTCACATTCcctaaaactttttaaagtgTAGAGCACACTCATCAAAGTCTAGAGCTTTCCAATATATTCTAAGATCAAAAGAACTCTGCTCAGAAGATAGACACTTTCGCTTGACAGAAATCACAATATACTTACCTGAAGCAGTCTGGTTAACTTGGAATCCCGATATGGAATGTGGGTTGACTTTCCGTCAACCAAAGCAGATATAACATTTCCCAAAGCTGAAAGTGACAGATTAATCTTTGTGGCTTCCTTCAGCCGGTCTCCTGTAGCGCCAGTTTTAGATTGTCTCTCACTCCCAGCCAAGTCAACAAGGTTGAGTTTACCAGCTCTAATGTGGTCTCCCTTCTCATCAGCTGTCTCCATAATCTCTATGTTTATGGTGAAAATTGAATGGGATCTTGACGAATCGGCATTCATTAGAGTAGCACCTACTGAACGGTTCTTACTTCCAAGGTCCATAACCTTCTCCATTTCAGGCACACTATTCACAGGGTTCATGGTAAGATCCTTGACATAAACGCCTCTATCAGGATGTTCCTTAAGTTCCAGCTTTGTTTTATGGTCCTTTCCAAGAAGATCCCTGATTTCTTCATTGTAAATCTCCAAATAAGAGGCATGAACTAAGAACTTGGTATTCTCTGCAACTTGAATGCTGTCAAAAATATGTTCAAATGCACGTGGGATTACACCTCTTTGAGTGGGAGGGTCAGTTATACCTTGCATACTGAATGACTTTCCGCATCCTGTCTGACCATAGGCAAACACAGTACCATTGTATCCCTCTAACACTCCGTCGACCAGTGGGAAACAGATGTCATTGTATATGGTCTCAGTAGTAGAGTCGATATAGTATGCACCATCAAACGTAAAAGTTTTTGGTGGCTGTGTCTTATCTCCAGGTTTGCTTAAAGCACACTGCCCTGTAGAGGAATCCATCTGAACCACAACCTCACAATTCAAGTCCTTTTCACGTCGGTTGAGAGGCCGACAACGAACAATCACCTTGACTGCTTCAGCCATGATTCTTGTCGAATAAGAAATAAGAATGAGAAGTTTTGTTAAATAAGCCAGTGAGATTCATATATTGTGTAATACTATGGTAGATATAAATGCTAtggttcaaaattttccttggCTTAGAATGAATCTTTTTCAAACTGCTctagtttgatttttgtttttctatgtGTCATACTATCTCAGGAACTGCAAAGGCTACAGAATTGTGCCGCACATATCATACCCTTCTCTAATTATGATAGTTACACTAATGAGGTTTTAAgtaattcaaattaaaataaacttaataTCATTGACAGGCCATAAGTAAAGCAATTATGAAGAAGAACACCATAACCAAGAAGACTCCAATCTACTTGAGTTCTCACTTTTGTCTGCATGATGAAGTCCTAACATACAATCTCAGAAATGCTGGATGCTAAAGGTATCTATTCCTCAACCTCCAACTAAtcattgtaaacaaagttttagGTATAGGGGAGCTGTGTTATGGAATAAAGGTAAAAGAATCAAACTCtctcaatgaattaaaaatgaaattgaaaaacaacactTTCCAAAGCCAGATTAATCAGCACTATCTTACATACTGTA
This region of Pocillopora verrucosa isolate sample1 chromosome 3, ASM3666991v2, whole genome shotgun sequence genomic DNA includes:
- the LOC131777269 gene encoding osmotic avoidance abnormal protein 3 isoform X2 — translated: MAEAVKVIVRCRPLNRREKDLNCEVVVQMDSSTGQCALSKPGDKTQPPKTFTFDGAYYIDSTTETIYNDICFPLVDGVLEGYNGTVFAYGQTGCGKSFSMQGITDPPTQRGVIPRAFEHIFDSIQVAENTKFLVHASYLEIYNEEIRDLLGKDHKTKLELKEHPDRGVYVKDLTMNPVNSVPEMEKVMDLGSKNRSVGATLMNADSSRSHSIFTINIEIMETADEKGDHIRAGKLNLVDLAGSERQSKTGATGDRLKEATKINLSLSALGNVISALVDGKSTHIPYRDSKLTRLLQDSLGGNTKTLMVACLSPADNNYDETLSTLRYANRAKNIKNKPKINEDPKDALLREYQEEIQKLKAMLMGQMEIPTDFATGGQPSVPARHIAAPPQDHTAVVARETENLRKEYEAKLAEMKSSYEAELMSKQKLQEEMEQLQNDFNNKVHNVEEQYSSKTALTSVTPGGMGIGGQQEEGAISMIASANEMDQRPNTELDVITGPLQGIQDSGHHQSAFQAVQDKAIKGIQEVKNIIPGLEDLRFLSQGLPNDVLVKRLQELQEKFVGGERKNDQKLKEKRKARKNYALSQREKLAKAVKKMEDDGIMVKVYDNLQDEIKAKNNVINEMEGKLKSAQAEIDDLQTEFERDREDYLETIRKQEQMIKLQQQILDKIQPCIRRDCNYYNIDRIRSESSWNDELGKWKIPELVITKTTLPTPGIMPGAGTPARGRKSPINRPQMNSQSQAVNGHVGGYPEEPSEDLFLKHLSRSSHEDYASSYFKPKRADRLLAENTRFERFDRRESPPSGGSRPQLGFLGAGGSSGNLNNGAPQGIGGSVGGMPAVGGMPAMGRPVRLESLHMPGEKEKKKKKHKNVDEKRKDDW
- the LOC131777269 gene encoding osmotic avoidance abnormal protein 3 isoform X1, producing the protein MAEAVKVIVRCRPLNRREKDLNCEVVVQMDSSTGQCALSKPGDKTQPPKTFTFDGAYYIDSTTETIYNDICFPLVDGVLEGYNGTVFAYGQTGCGKSFSMQGITDPPTQRGVIPRAFEHIFDSIQVAENTKFLVHASYLEIYNEEIRDLLGKDHKTKLELKEHPDRGVYVKDLTMNPVNSVPEMEKVMDLGSKNRSVGATLMNADSSRSHSIFTINIEIMETADEKGDHIRAGKLNLVDLAGSERQSKTGATGDRLKEATKINLSLSALGNVISALVDGKSTHIPYRDSKLTRLLQDSLGGNTKTLMVACLSPADNNYDETLSTLRYANRAKNIKNKPKINEDPKDALLREYQEEIQKLKAMLMGQMEIPTDFATAGGQPSVPARHIAAPPQDHTAVVARETENLRKEYEAKLAEMKSSYEAELMSKQKLQEEMEQLQNDFNNKVHNVEEQYSSKTALTSVTPGGMGIGGQQEEGAISMIASANEMDQRPNTELDVITGPLQGIQDSGHHQSAFQAVQDKAIKGIQEVKNIIPGLEDLRFLSQGLPNDVLVKRLQELQEKFVGGERKNDQKLKEKRKARKNYALSQREKLAKAVKKMEDDGIMVKVYDNLQDEIKAKNNVINEMEGKLKSAQAEIDDLQTEFERDREDYLETIRKQEQMIKLQQQILDKIQPCIRRDCNYYNIDRIRSESSWNDELGKWKIPELVITKTTLPTPGIMPGAGTPARGRKSPINRPQMNSQSQAVNGHVGGYPEEPSEDLFLKHLSRSSHEDYASSYFKPKRADRLLAENTRFERFDRRESPPSGGSRPQLGFLGAGGSSGNLNNGAPQGIGGSVGGMPAVGGMPAMGRPVRLESLHMPGEKEKKKKKHKNVDEKRKDDW